DNA from Candidatus Tanganyikabacteria bacterium:
GGCTGGCCGGGATCTCCTTGAGCCGGTCTTCCACCAGGAAATCGCGCAACACCTTGCGTTCCCACCGATCCGAGTCGAGATCGTCGACCAGCGACGCCATCTTCTCGCGCGTGAGCAGATCACGGCTCAGGTCGGTGAGGGTCTCGCCGCGCAGCCAGTAGACGTGGACGTTTCCTTCCTGGCGCATCGCCACCAGGTCGAGATCCCGCAGCTTCGCCAGGTGGTGCGAGACGGTCGGGGCCCTGATCTGCAGGATGGCCGCCAGTTCGTCCACCGAGTGCTCCCGGGTCGCCAGCAGGCCGA
Protein-coding regions in this window:
- a CDS encoding metalloregulator ArsR/SmtB family transcription factor; the protein is MQDFQRLLRFFKVIGDESRLRIVGLLATREHSVDELAAILQIRAPTVSHHLAKLRDLDLVAMRQEGNVHVYWLRGETLTDLSRDLLTREKMASLVDDLDSDRWERKVLRDFLVEDRLKEIPASRKKREVVLRWLAAKFESDRPYPEREVNAVIGRHHPDFATLRRELIGHGLLTRERGVYRRGT